From Helicoverpa armigera isolate CAAS_96S chromosome 17, ASM3070526v1, whole genome shotgun sequence, one genomic window encodes:
- the LOC110370361 gene encoding uncharacterized protein LOC110370361 isoform X1, which yields MDATPAQSRVSLTEVCNSSMPRSHRPPPRRAVYWWSEELEDLRAACVAVRRAYTRSRRRRIRDLDNEDRLYAAYIDAKSTLTARMGTAQDRARAEMLEGLDIDPFGRPYKAARNKLRPYGPPVAETLEPSLLDGVVQSLFPRRDNFTPPVMSAPQGAAPSAEEGPPVTEDEVEKAVFCLRGKKTAPGPDGGSVPAKVVAIATRAPNSPRPMAIFELLDYIVNEPPPKLPAGIFSDDFKDFVDRCLKKNPDERADLKTLMNHEWIRKADAEKVDIAGWVCKTMDLMPSTPNSNVSPFSS from the exons ATGGACGCTACACCGGCCCAGTCAAGGGTCTCCCTGACCGAGGTGTGCAACTCTAGCATGCCTCGGTCTCATCGTCCACCTCCTAGGCGCGCCGTCTATTGGTGGTCAGAGGAGTTGGAGGATCTTCGGGCCGCCTGTGTGGCGGTCAGGCGGGCGTATACAAGAAGCCGGCGGCGGCGCATTCGCGACCTCGACAACGAGGACCGCCTCTATGCAGCCTACATAGATGCCAAGTCGACATTGACAGCGCGAATGGGTACAGCCCAGGATCGTGCGAGGGCGGAGATGCTTGAGGGTCTGGACATAGATCCCTTTGGGAGGCCCTACAAAGCGGCACGCAACAAACTGCGCCCGTACGGTCCCCCAGTTGCCGAGACCCTCGAGCCGTCGTTACTGGATGGGGTTGTTCAGTCCCTGTTTCCGCGCAGGGACAACTTCACTCCACCAGTGATGAGCGCCCCGCAGGGTGCGGCTCCATCGGCCGAGGAAGGCCCGCCGGTTACGGAGGACGAGGTAGAGAAGGCAGTTTTCTGCCTCAGGGGGAAAAAGACGGCCCCAGGTCCGGACGGCGGCAGCGTCCCTGCAAAGGTGGTGGCCATCGCCACTAGG GCGCCAAACTCCCCTCGTCCGATGGCGATATTCGAGCTGCTGGACTACATAGTGAACGAGCCGCCTCCCAAGCTGCCGGCCGGCATCTTCTCCGACGACTTTAAGGACTTCGTGGATCGCTGCCTCAAGAAGAACCCCGATGAGAGGGCTGATTTGAAGACGCTGATg AACCACGAATGGATCCGCAAAGCGGACGCGGAGAAGGTGGACATAGCGGGCTGGGTGTGCAAGACGATGGACCTCATGCCCTCCACGCCTAACTCTAACGTGTCTCCTTTTTCTTCATAA
- the LOC126055691 gene encoding dual specificity mitogen-activated protein kinase kinase dSOR1, which translates to MSKMSKNKLNLTLPPGSIDTAPAVTPSNMTPQLKSATATERQGLAGKSKTSIEALTERLEQIEMDDTQRRRIEVFLCQKEKIGELSDDDFEKLGELGQGNGGVVMKVRHKSTGLIMARKLIHLEVKPAIKKQIIRELKVLHECNFAHIVGFYGAFYSDGEISICMEYMDGGSLDLILKKAGRIPESILGTITSAVLKGLSYLRDKHAIMHRDVKPSNILVNSNGEIKICDFGVSGQLIDSMANSFVGTRSYMSPERLQGTHYSVQSDIWSLGLSLVEMAIGMYPIPPPDAKTLAAIFGSQNEDHSPGQVGCIHVKELKYKKKPQSDIWSLGLSLVEMAIGMYPIPPPDAKTLAAIFGSQNEDHSPGQPELQGTHYSVQSDIWSLGLSLVEMAIGMYPIPPPDAKTLAAIFGSQNEDHSPGQIEV; encoded by the exons ATGAGTAAAATGTCGAAGAACAAACTGAATCTGACCCTGCCACCAGGGTCGATTGACACGGCTCCAGCGGTCACACCTTCTAACATGACACCACAGCTAAAGTCTGCTACAGCCACAGA GCGGCAGGGTTTAGCTGGGAAGTCCAAGACCAGCATTGAGGCTCTCACAGAGAGGCTGGAGCAAATAGAGATGGATGACACCCAGCGTCGCCGGATAGAAGTCTTCCTCTGCCAAAAGGAGAAGATCGGAGAGCTTAGCGATGATGATTTTGAAAAGCTTGGAGAGCTTG GTCAAGGTAACGGCGGCGTCGTTATGAAAGTTCGTCACAAGTCGACTGGCCTCATCATGGCTCGAAAATTGATCCATCTAGAAGTGAAACCAGCTATCAAAAAGCAGATCATAAGAGAGCTGAAAGTACTCCATGAATGCAACTTTGCTCATATTGTGGGCTTCTATGGAGCTTTTTATAGTGATGGCGAGATTTCCATATGTATGGAGTACATGGATGGTGGATCACTTGATCTGATCTTGAAGAAGGCTGGCAGGATTCCTGAATCTATTCTAG GAACAATAACATCAGCAGTACTGAAAGGACTGAGCTACTTGCGCGACAAGCACGCCATCATGCACCGCGACGTCAAACCGTCGAACATCCTAGTCAACAGTAACGGCGAGATTAAGATCTGTGACTTCGGCGTGTCGGGGCAGCTTATCGATTCTATGGCTAACTCCTTTGTGGGAACTAGGAGTTATATGTCA CCGGAGCGTCTGCAAGGCACCCACTACTCAGTGCAGTCAGACATCTGGTCTCTGGGGCTGTCGCTGGTGGAGATGGCTATCGGCATGTACCCCATACCGCCGCCCGACGCCAAGACGTTAGCCGCTATATTCGGCTCACAGAATGAAGACCATTCTCCGGGGCAGGTAGGCTGTATTCATGTTAaggaattaaaatacaaaaaaaaac CGCAGTCCGACATCTGGTCTCTGGGGCTGTCGCTGGTGGAGATGGCTATCGGCATGTACCCCATACCGCCGCCCGACGCCAAGACATTAGCCGCTATATTCGGCTCACAGAATGAAGATCATTCTCCGGGGCAG CCGGAGCTGCAAGGCACCCACTACTCAGTGCAGTCCGACATCTGGTCTCTGGGGCTGTCGCTGGTGGAGATGGCTATCGGCATGTACCCCATACCGCCGCCCGACGCCAAGACGTTAGCCGCTATATTCGGCTCACAGAATGAAGACCATTCTCCGGGGCAG ATTGAGGTATAA
- the LOC110370361 gene encoding dual specificity mitogen-activated protein kinase kinase dSOR1 isoform X2, producing MKPERLQGTHYSVQSDIWSLGLSLVEMAIGMYPIPPPDAKTLAAIFGSQNEDHSPGQAPNSPRPMAIFELLDYIVNEPPPKLPAGIFSDDFKDFVDRCLKKNPDERADLKTLMNHEWIRKADAEKVDIAGWVCKTMDLMPSTPNSNVSPFSS from the exons ATGAAGCCGGAGCGTCTGCAAGGCACCCACTACTCAGTGCAGTCCGACATCTGGTCTCTGGGGCTGTCGCTGGTGGAGATGGCTATCGGCATGTACCCCATACCGCCGCCCGACGCCAAGACGTTAGCCGCTATATTCGGCTCACAGAATGAAGACCATTCTCCGGGGCAG GCGCCAAACTCCCCTCGTCCGATGGCGATATTCGAGCTGCTGGACTACATAGTGAACGAGCCGCCTCCCAAGCTGCCGGCCGGCATCTTCTCCGACGACTTTAAGGACTTCGTGGATCGCTGCCTCAAGAAGAACCCCGATGAGAGGGCTGATTTGAAGACGCTGATg AACCACGAATGGATCCGCAAAGCGGACGCGGAGAAGGTGGACATAGCGGGCTGGGTGTGCAAGACGATGGACCTCATGCCCTCCACGCCTAACTCTAACGTGTCTCCTTTTTCTTCATAA